Within the Echinicola sp. 20G genome, the region ATGGACTATACATGTTCTCCAAAATGCTTTTTAAGCCGGTTGATCCATCTAAATTTAACCAGTACAGTCCCTTGGGGATTCCAGCTTCTACAAATGTCAGGGGAGCCAAATATCCACAAATTATGCCTGATGGAAGCGCTAAGTTTAAGGTAAAGGCGCCTGTAGCCGATAATGTACAACTTGATTTGGGAAAGAAATACCCAATGACTCCAAATGGTAAGGGGGAATGGGAAGTGACCACGGATCCATTGGGAGAAGGTTTTCACTATTACTCCTTATTGATTGATGGAGTACCTGTTGCCGATCCGGCCAGTGAGGCCTATTATGGCATGGGCAGGATGGCCAGTGGAATCGAAGTGCCTTTCGATGGAGATGATTATTACGCAGTGAAAAATGTTCCTCACGGAGAGATCAGACAGGTCAGGTACTATTCATCGCTATTAAGATCCTGGAGGAGATTTTTTCTCTATACGCCCCCAGGATATGATATGGACACGGATCGTGAGTACCCAGTACTCTATATCCTGCATGGAGGCGGAGAGGATGAAAGGGGCTGGGCACAGCAGGGGAAGACCGATTTGATCCTTGATAATCTTATTGCTGAAGGGAAGGCCCAAGCCATGCTGGTAGTTATGCCCGATGGAAATATGCCTATAGCTGCTTTTGAGGAAAGAGGGCTGCAAATGTTCGAAAACGAATTAAAGAATGAGATCATTCCGCATGTGGAGAAGCACTTTCGCACGCAAAAAGGTGCTAAGAATAGGGCTTTAGCAGGACTTTCCATGGGGGGAATCCAGACACTTTATGCTGGAATCAAAAATACAGACCTGTTTTCCCACTTAGGTGTCTTCAGCTCAGGGTGGATCTCTCAGCGTCAAGGCAGCATAGCTGAGGGTCAATACGCTTTTATGAGTGATAATGCAGAAAAGATCAATAATGACCTAAGTCTTTTTTGGATTTCCATGGGAGGAGAGGAAGATATCGCTCATGATAATTGTGAGAAAATGCTTGGGGAGTTTGATAAGATGGGAATAGACTATAAGTATAGCGAGTATTCTGGAGGGCATACCTGGCCCGTATGGAGGCATGATCTTCATAGCTTTGCTCCTTTATTATTTCAATAAGTGTCAATAGATGAATAAAGTGAATTGCTAATGAAACCTTACAGGTTTCCCCTCTTGATTGCTGTTGGTTAGTTTTTTTAGGTCTTTAAACCTGTAAGGTTTTGTGGGGTTCTCAAAAAAATAAATGTAGGGTTGATACCTTCTAAATTATTCAAAAGTTCAAAAATGAAAATTATTTCTTTTACACTTTTATGTGCCTTTTGCATGCTGCTTACCGCGGAAGTTGATGCACAAAATGCCAAGACCGTTTCCAGCCCTGATGGAACACTCAAAGTTAAAATTGCTATTAACAATGGTTTGGCCCAATATGCGGTTCATTTTCAGGATACGGTAATGTTGGAGAACTCCCCTTTGGGCCTGGTAACCAATGAGGGAGACTTTACCTCCAATATGAGTTTTGTGGATGCTTCCACTGGGAAAATCGACAAGTCCTATACCCAGGATAAGATCAAGACTTCCTCTGTACAGTATCAGTCCAATACCTTGACTTATACGGCCAAGAATGAGGAAGGAAAGCAAATTGCTTATCACTTTCAGGTGAGCGATCATGATATCGCATTTCGGTATGAATTGCCCAAATGGGGAGATACCAAGGCAACAGTAGTGGAGCGGGAAGTGACGGGGTTTAGTTTTCCTTTAGTTACTACCGCTTTTCTCTCTTCCATGATGAAGCCCATGACGGGCTTTGCCCGAACGGCACCCAGCTATGAAAGTGGCTATGTGACGGATGCGGCTTTGGAAAGTACCACGGCGGAATTTGGCTATGTTTTTCCTGGCTTGTTTAAAATCGGTGAAAATGGATGGGTACTGCTCTCCGAAACCGGGGTAGGAAGTAATTATAATGGAGCACACCTTAGTAACTTTAAAGATGGCGTGTACACCGTGGAATATCCCCAAATGGAGCAAAATAATGGATTCGGCAGCACAGGCGCACAAATAGGTCTTCCGGGCTTTACGCCATGGCGCACCATTACCGTTGGAAAAACGCTCAAGCCGATTGTGGAAACCACCATTCCTTTTGATGTGGTGGAGCCGCTGTATGAGGCTTCCCAAGCTTACCAATATGGGAAAGGCAGTTGGAGCTGGATCGTATGGCAGGACAACAGTATGAATTATGAAGACCAGGTGCAATATGTCGATTTGGCTGCAGCCATGGATTTTGAATACATCCTGATCGATGCCTGGTGGGATGAAAGAATTGGCTATGAAAAGATGGAAAAACTGATCAACTACGCCAATTCAAAAGATGTGGATGTATTCCTTTGGTACAATTCCAATGGTACGGCCAATGATGCTTTCCAGACGCCCTTGAACAAAATGAACACTTCCATCGCCAGGAAAAAGGAAATGAAATGGCTCAAGGAAGTAGGAGTGAAAGGTTTGAAAGTGGACTTCTTTGGTGGGGACAAGCAGGAGACCATGCGGCTATATGAAGACATCTTGGTGGATGCCAATGACCATGGCTTAATGGTGATTTTCCATGGGGCCACAGTTCCGAGAGGCTGGGAGAGAATGTATCCCAATTTTGTAGGAAGTGAAGCTGTCCTAGCTTCGGAAATGCTCATATTTTCCCAAGGTGTCCGAGAGAAAGAAGCATTTTATGCCTCCTTGCATCCCTTTATCAGAAATGCAGTGGGCAGCATGGAGTTTGGAGGGGTTTTGCTTAATAAATTCCTTAATAGGGGAAATAGACAAGGCCAAGAACGCTTGACCACAGATAGCTTCCAATTGGCCACCGGGATACTATTTCAAAACCCTGTTCAGATGTTTGGTTTGACGCCAAACAACATGACCGATGTGCCTGAATTTGAACTGGAGTTTTTAAGGGAACTGCCCACTACTTGGGACGAAACCGTCTTTATTGATGGTTATCCGGGAAAATACAGTGTCTTGGCCCGAAGAAGTGGGAAGCAATGGTATATCGCAGGCGTCAATGCTGAAAATACTGTTAAGACCTTGAAAATCGATCTTCCTATGCTCAAAGGACATGAGGTCTCATTATACAATGACGATGAAGAAAGACAGGCCACACTCCAAAATGTGAAAGTTGGCAAAAATGGGGAATTGACCGTTACGGTTCAGCCGAGGGGAGGCTTTGTGCTGGCTCAATAAATAGAACACCTGGATAAATGATATAATCCAGCATATTCCCCCAATGGAAAATGGTATAGACCTGCCTGGTTTGTATAACGAGTATATACAAACCAGGCAGGTCTGCAACGGTCGGATTCCAATAGGCATCGGTCATCTGAGATGATCAATGCATGGAGATGACTAATTGCCTTATTTATAGGATAGTATAAAAAAATAGACAGATGAAATTTCTTTTCAGAATACTCATAATATCCGTGCTTATTTCAGGTACGGGTATTCTACAAACAAAAGCACAAAACCCTATCATTCAAACCTCCTATACTGCGGATCCTGCGCCTATGGTTTACAATGATAAGGTCTATTTATACACCTCTCATGATGAGGATAATTCAACATGGTTTACCATGAATGACTGGAGACTGTACACAACTGAAGATATGGTCAACTGGACAGATCATGGGGCAGTTTTGTCTTATAAGGAATTTAGTTGGGGCAAGATGAATGCTTGGGCACCTCAGTGTATAGAACGGGATGGGAAATTCTATATGTATGTGCCGATTACTGATAGAAACAATAAAAACGGCATTGGTGTAGCGGTATCTAACAGCCCTTATGGGCCTTTCATAGATCCATTGGGCAAACCTTTGATCAGCAATAGTATGGCGGATATTGACCCGACTGTTTTTGTGGATGATGATGGTCAGGCATACCTGATGTGGGGAAACCCGGTGTGTTATTATGTGAAACTGAATGAGGATATGATTTCTCTTGATGGGGAGATTGGGCAGTTTCCCAATACAATAGCAGCTTTTGGCAAGCGGGAAGGCAAGGCTGATCCACGTCGTCCCACGACCTATGAGGAAGGCCCTTGGTTGTATAAAAGAAATGACCTGTATTACCTGCTCTTTGCGGCGGGTCCATTACCTGAACATATTGGTTATTCAACCAGTACCAGTCCGACTGGCCCTTGGAAGTACCAAGGTGTTTTGATGCCCACCGAAGGAAGGAGCTTTACCAATCATCCAGGTATAGTGGATTTCAAGGGGAAAACCTATTTGTATTATCATAATGGTGCCTTGCCTGGAGGGAGTGGATTTAACCGATCCGTCTGTGTCGATGAGGTAAAGTTCAAAGAAGATGGGACCATTGTTCCCATGAAAATGACAGCAGGAATCACAGAAATTCCGGGAACAATCAACCCTTATATCAAAAATGAAGCGGAGACAATTGCTTGGTCGGAAGGGGTAAAAGCCAATAAGAATGAGGTAGTGGGGAATTTTATTATTGCCACCAAAAACGAGGCCTTTTCCCAAGTAAGGGGGGTAGATTTTCGTGATAAGGGTCCTACTGAATTTACCGCAAGGGTAGGAACCGTACATAACGGCAATGTAAGTTTGGAGATCAGGCTAGACAGTTTGGACGGGGAGTTAATGGGCACTGTCAATGTACCGCTAACAGGAGGAGATGACAGGTGGTCTTTGGTCTCTACAAAAGTAGCACAGGTCGATGGTAAACATGATTTGTACTTTATATTCAAAGGAAAAGCACCTAATAATATCATGTTTTTCGACTATTGGAGTTTTTCCGATTAGCGAAGTCCTTTTCCTGAAGGAAATTTTAAAATCAGCATCAAATATTGAATCAATTCAAAAACAATAAAATGAAAAAACAACCTATTATCCTATTGGCTTTTTTTTTGGCCACCTTTGCTTTTAATCTAGTTTTAGCAAGACAGAAGGCAGACAATAGTCCTCTGTTTACCAAGGTCATTTATCAGGGGAATGATCAGGTTTATAATGAAAATCCACTTGAAAAGGATGAATTTTATAATCCGATTCTTCAAGGATGTTATCCTGATCCGGCCATTACCAGAAAGGGTGATGATTATTACATGGTAGTATCCTCTTTCGCCATGTTCCCGGGGGTGCCGATTTTCCATTCTAATGATTTGGTGAACTGGACCCAGATCGGTCATGTGCTGGATAGAACTTCTCAGCTAGATGTGCATGATACAGGAATAAGTGGAGGAGTGTACGCTCCGGATATCCGTTATAATCCGCACAATGATACTTTCTATATGATTACCACTGCGTTTGCCGGAGGTTTGGGGAATTTTGTGGTCAAAACCAAAGACCCAATGCAAGGCTGGAGTGAGCCGTATAAATTGAATTTTGAAGGTATTGATCCAGCCATTTTCTTTGATGATGACGGAAAGGCCTATGTGGTGCATAATGATGCGCCAACGCAGGGTGAGGAATTGTATAATGGTCACCGCGTGATTAAGGTTTGGGAATATGATCTTGAGAAGGATCAGGTTATTGCGGGAACAGATAAATTGATCGTCAATGGGGGAGTGGACCTTTCTAAAAAACCGATTTGGATTGAAGCCCCACATATCTATAAGAAGGACGGTAAGTATTATTTGATGTGTGCTGAAGGTGGTACTGGAGGCTGGCACAGTGAAGTGGTTTTTGTGAGTGATGATCCAAAAGGGCCATATATACCTGCGCCAAGTAATCCGATTCTTAGCCAGCGGTATTTATCCCAAAATCGTGAAAATAAGGTGGATTGGGCAGGCCATGCCGACCTGATTGAAGGACCTGATGGAAAATATTACGGGGTATTTCTAGGTATTCGTCCCAATGAAAAAAATAGGGTAAATACAGGCAGGGAAACCTTTATTCTACCAGTGGATTGGTCGGGTGAGTTTCCTGTTTTTGAAAATGGTTTGGTGCCCATGGAACCCAAGTTGAAAATGCCAGCAGGCGTGGAAAACAAAACTGGGCAGGAAGGCTTCTTTCCAAATGGTAACTTTACTATTATAGAGGATTTTTCTTCCAAAAAATTGGACTACCGTTGGATAGGTCTGAGGGGACCAAGAGAAGCCTTTATTTCCCAAAGCAAAAAGGGACTACAGATCAAACCTTTTGATACCAATATCAAAGAGGTCAAGCCTACTTCCACGCTTTTTCACAGACAGCAGCATAAAAATTTCTCATTCACTGCGACATTGGAATATCAACCCCAGTCTGAAACAGATTTGGCTGGCTTGACCTGTGTGCAAAGTGAGGCCTTCAATTATGTGTTTGGGATTACCAAAGTGGACAATGAATATGTATTGCTCCTGGAGAGAACCGAAGCAGAGGGCAGAGGTAGAAACCGTGCGTTGAAGTCAGAAATTTTGGCAAGTACCAATATTGACCTTAAACAACCTGTTTCATTAAGGGTAAGTGCAAAGGGAGATGATTTCGAATTTAGCTATTCTACCAACGGAACTGATTTCCAAAATCTGGGAGGTACAGTGTCCGGCGATATCCTTTCCACGAATGTAGCTGGTGGATTTACAGGCAATTTGATCGGTCTTTATGCTACCAAAGCCAATGATGCCTATCCTACGGAGTAGATAGACTAAAAAATCCATTAACGCCAAAGCATGAAATACTTTTTTAAACCACCAACCAAAAGAGGTGGGGACTTTATGTCCTCACTTCTTTATTGACAGGATCCAGTTTGGAACTTACCGAAGAATTAGGTCAAGTAGCTCAGTTCGAATGGTACTTGGAGGACCGTGCCTTGTATGAGGTCATGGCTAATGATATAATCGATTAATTTTAATCTATTTAATAACCTTATTATGTTTTATTTGATGAAAAACCTCACCAAAACCGTTTTTGCAATTGTCTTGCTTTTTAGCATCAACCTTACCATGGCGCAGGATGGAACCATGTATCCAATTGACAACCCGGAGGAACCCAATGCCATCCCACTGGGTACAGGAGGTGTGGAAGGTCAACCTGCTCCTGAGACCTGGTTTCGCCAATGGGGCGACCCAATGGCCAGAAACATCAGTACCGCCACACTGACCCCTTTTTTTCCAGAACCCGGTAAGGCCAACGGCACAACGGTGATCGTAGCGCCCGGAGGTGGTTTTAGATGGCTTTCAATGGGGAACGAAGGTTGGGAAGTGGCCGAAGCACTAGCTGAACAGGGGATCACGGCATTTGTATTAAAATACAGGTTGCATCCGACACCTGAATCACTGGAAGATTTCAGCAATTCCATGAACAGGACCTTTGAGGCAGCATCTAAAGCAACAGGAGACGAAAAAGCTCCTCCGAGACCTCGAAGGATCCTTTCTGATCAACTCGAAGACGCAGAAGCTGCCTATGCCATGATTGTTGAGCGTGCCGAAGAGTGGGGAGTTGACACAAACAGGATAGGCATGATTGGCTTTTCGGCGGGAGCAGGACTTACCATGCACTGCACACTCAATTCAGAGACCATGGATTTGGCCTTTATCGGCCCTATCTACGGGGGGATGGGAGAGGTAGCTGTGCCAAAGGATGCTCCTCCAATGTTCAATGTTATTGCCAGCGATGATTTTCTGTTTAACGGGCAATTTGGTGTGATCAGTTCTTGGTATAAAGCTGGTATACCAGTAGAGTTTCACCTTTACCAAAATGGAGGTCATGGTTTCGGCCTGGGAAATCCCGATCGTACTAGCAACAGTTGGTTTGAGGCTTTTATGCACTGGTTGGATGTGAATGACTTTCTGAAGGGGGGTGACAGGTAAAAACAGGAGAGTAGGGACAGATGTAAACATATACCGAAAGCCCTTTAAGATTGAGACCCTGATGGGTGATCTTTTACCGGGAAGATTCTCCCTGGTACCAAATGACAAGAGAACCGTATATTGATTCGGCTTTTGTATAAGCGCATAGGACTGATTACCCTAAACCCAAAACAAACCTATTGAATGAAAAAACTTGGACTAAATTTTTGGACTTTTATTGCATTAAGTCTATTTATATTCAGTTGTAGCCCTTCTGATGAGATGAAACCGGACTTGGATGGTCAGCCGGATTCCAATGATGACCAACAGCCCCCAAATGAAGAAGTAGAGGCTGTACCTCTAAAAGAACTGTTCAAAGACTATTTCCCTATTGGAGCAGCGATCACACCTCAGCATGTGGATCCCAATACGGCGCACGAGAAAGCACTGTTAGAACATTTTTCCAGTGTGACAGCGGAGAACGTCATGAAACCGGACCAATTGCAACGTAATAAGGGAACATTTACCTGGGACAATGCCGACAAGATAGTGCAATTTGCCAAGGAGCACAGTATCAAAGTCAGGGGACACTGTCTGACCTGGCACTCCCAGACTTCTGACTGGATGTTTTATGATGAAGATGGAGAACTTTTACCCAAGGAAATTGCCTTGGACCAACTGGAAGAACATATCACTACCTTAGTGTCCAGGTACAAAGGAGAGGTATATGCCTGGGATGTGGTGAATGAAGCCCTTTACGATTGGGATCCTGATGGGGTCATCTTTTACCGGGAAGATTCTCCGTGGTATCAAATGATAGGAGAGTCGTATATTGATTCGGCTTTTGTATATGCCCACAGAGCCGATCCAGGTGCCAAACTGTTTTACAACGATTACAATTCTATTTTTGGCTGGAAAAGGGACAAGATATTTGAATTGGTCAAAAGGTTAAAGGAGAATGATATCCCTATCGATGGCATTGGGATGCAGGGGCATTGGTTTGTAGGGACTTCAGAGGAAGACATCCGTGCCACATTGGATTTGTACAAACAGTTGGGGGTTGAAATTCAGATTACGGAATTGGACGTATCGGTATATTTGTCAGGAGACGAGACTGGCTCTGAGACCTACACAGAAGCATTTTCCATTAGGCAAAAGCAAGCGTACCGAATGATTTTCCAGGTCTTGCTGGATTACAGCGATATCATTTCAGGAGTGACGTTTTGGGGAATTGGAGATGATGGGACTTGGCTGGACAAACCGGGACGTAAGGCTTTTCCGTTTTTGCTGGACGAAAACTTACAACCCAAACCGGTGTATTTTGAAGTGCAGAACTTGGTGCAAAACCACTGATGCTTGCCCTTAAGTGTTACTGAGTTGACGGTTCAAAGCTCTTGCAAAAGCGCAGAGACGCTAAGGAAGAAGTAGCTTAAACCCTCTGCTTAGGAATTGTTAAAAGTGATTATCATGGAGATTTTGCCTCTTGACAAGGCCAGTGTCCACTCAGCTTTAACTCAGCATTAGCATGAAATTAGATGGATAAATGGATAATTGATACCACCAAAATAACTTAATAATGAAAGTAAAATCTTTAGAAATACCTTCAATTCACAAATTAGGATTTAGTTTTAGTGCCATGGGGTTAAAATATTGGGGATTAGGCTTCCTGTTTTACTTTATGGCCGGAAATATGGTCAGCGAGGCCCAGGAGGGTAACCCTGATTTTTCCTTTTTTGATACGGATAAAAACTTCGAAGAGCGGGTGGATATTCTGGTGGATCAAATGACCTTGGAGGAGAAGGTAAGTCAAATGATGAATGCCTCTCCGGCCATTTCCCGTCTAAAAGTCCCAGAATACAATTGGTGGAATGAATGCTTGCATGGTGTAGCTAGAGCAGGCTATGCCACCGTTTTCCCCCAGTCCATTTCCGTTGCGGCTTCTTTTGATAAAGGCCTTATGAAGGAAATAGGCACAGTGATTTCCGATGAGGCCAGGGCCAAGCACCATGAGTTTATCAGAAATGGCAAAAGGGGGATTTATACCGGACTGGATTTTTGGTCACCCAATATCAATATATTTCGGGATCCACGATGGGGAAGAGGCCATGAAACTTATGGCGAAGATCCTTATCTCACCGGAGAGCTGGCTTCCCAATTTATAGAGGGCTTGCAAGAGTATGATGGAAAATACCTGAAGACGATTGCCACTTCCAAACACTTTGCCGTCCATTCCGGACCAGAGCCACTTCGACATTCTTTTGATGTGGATGTGAGTGACAGGGACTTGTATGAAACCTATCTTCCTGCATTCCGAAAAACAGTTAAAGAGGCAAAGGTGTATTCTATCATGGGGGCGTACAATCGTTTTAGAGGGGAGTCCTGCAGTGGTCATGACTTTTTGCTGAATAAGGTTTTGAGGGAGCAGTGGGGATTTGAAGGTTATGTTGTTTCAGACTGTGGTGCCATCCAAGATATTCATACGGGCCATAAGATTGCATCAACAGCAGCGGAAGCTGCGGCAATTGGAGTTTCTGGTGGTTGTGATTTGAATTGTGGAAATTATTATGTTCACCTTACTGATGCCGTGGCGCAAGGTTTGGTAAGCGAGGAAGAGATTGATGTTGCGGTAAAGCGACTGTTTTTGGCCAGGTTTAAATTGGGAATGTTTGATCCTGAGGAAGCGGTTTCTTATGCCCAAATTCCTTTCGGAATCGTCTGCTCCGAGGCCCACAATACCTTGGCAAGACAGGCAGCCCAAAAAAGCATGGTGCTGCTGAAAAATCAGAATGATTTACTGCCACTATCGGTGGACAAGGTCAAAAAAATAGCGGTAATAGGCCCCAATGCGGACAATGTGGAATCGCTTTTGGGCAACTATCATGGCATACCCAAAAAGCCGGTCACTTTTCTGGAGGGAATAAAGCACAAGGTGGGGCCAAAGGCTGAAGTAGTGCATTCAGAAGGCGTACATCCTGCCGAAGGGTTTTATAACCTGAAGCCCATTCCTTCTGCTTATTTTGAAACGGAAGATGGACGTCAGGGACTCAAAGGGTCTTATTATAATAACCTCAACTGGGAAGGTGAGCCGGTCTTGGAACGGATAGATGACCAAATTGATTTTTCTTGGGAACACCAGCCCATTTCGAAAGAGCTGATCGATAATTTCTCTGTAAAATGGGAGGGTTATCTGGTTCCTCCGGAAAGTGGACGTTATGAATTCGGTGTGTTTTCAAAAAGAGGTATGAAAATACGTATTGACGGGAAAGAAATATCCAATGGGTCGGGTACCATTCACCGGGGAAGATATGCCACCGATATTGTTTCCTTGAAAGAAGGGAGAAGGTATAAGGTGGAAGTCACTTTTTTCAGTGATGAGACCAATGCCATCTCCCAAATGCTGTGGGCAAGGCCGGATGTCAGCAAGATAGATGAGGCGGTTGCACTGGCCAAAAGTGCGGACTTGGCCGTGGTGGTGCTGGGATTGTCCCAAAGACTGGAAGGGGAAAGCATGGATGTGGTCACCCCAGGATTTGATGGAGGAGACCGTACCGCGATCACTTTGCCGGCACAGCAGGAAGCTTTGCTCAAAGCCGTCAAAGCTACGGGAAAACCGGTGATTTTGGTGCTGAATGCGGGCAGTGCCATGGCGATCAACTGGGCCAAAGAAAATGTGGATGCCATTATTAGTGCTGGTTATCCGGGAGAAGAAGGTGGTAATGCGCTTGCAGATGTGGTCTTTGGAGACTATAATCCTGCGGGCAGGCTGCCAATCACCTACTACCAATCGGTGGAGGATTTGCCACCATTTGAAGATTATGATATGAAAGGCAGGACCTACCGTTATTTTGAAGGTACTCCGCTTTATCCATTTGGCTACGGTCTCAGTTATACCCAATTTGAATATACCGAGCTGACAATTCCTACTCAGGTAAAAGCTGGAGAAGCTGTATCCCTAAGCGTGAAAGTGACCAATACTGGGGAGAGGGCAGGTGATGAGGTAGTCCAGTTATACCTGACAGACCAAGAAGCATCTACTTTTCGGCCAATTCGGCAACTGGAAGCTTTTGAACGGATACACCTTGAACCTGGAGAAAGTAAAGAAGTGAGTTTTACCTTATCTTCCAGACAGCTTTCCATGATCAATGCCCAATCCAAAAGGGTCATTGAAGAAGGAAGTTTTACGGTGCATGTGGGTGGAAAGCAGCCTGGCTTTGAGGGTGATTTGGATGTGGAAACTAC harbors:
- a CDS encoding glycoside hydrolase family 97 protein, encoding MKIISFTLLCAFCMLLTAEVDAQNAKTVSSPDGTLKVKIAINNGLAQYAVHFQDTVMLENSPLGLVTNEGDFTSNMSFVDASTGKIDKSYTQDKIKTSSVQYQSNTLTYTAKNEEGKQIAYHFQVSDHDIAFRYELPKWGDTKATVVEREVTGFSFPLVTTAFLSSMMKPMTGFARTAPSYESGYVTDAALESTTAEFGYVFPGLFKIGENGWVLLSETGVGSNYNGAHLSNFKDGVYTVEYPQMEQNNGFGSTGAQIGLPGFTPWRTITVGKTLKPIVETTIPFDVVEPLYEASQAYQYGKGSWSWIVWQDNSMNYEDQVQYVDLAAAMDFEYILIDAWWDERIGYEKMEKLINYANSKDVDVFLWYNSNGTANDAFQTPLNKMNTSIARKKEMKWLKEVGVKGLKVDFFGGDKQETMRLYEDILVDANDHGLMVIFHGATVPRGWERMYPNFVGSEAVLASEMLIFSQGVREKEAFYASLHPFIRNAVGSMEFGGVLLNKFLNRGNRQGQERLTTDSFQLATGILFQNPVQMFGLTPNNMTDVPEFELEFLRELPTTWDETVFIDGYPGKYSVLARRSGKQWYIAGVNAENTVKTLKIDLPMLKGHEVSLYNDDEERQATLQNVKVGKNGELTVTVQPRGGFVLAQ
- a CDS encoding alpha/beta hydrolase-fold protein; the encoded protein is MRKITYLLILLIGTVALSFGQQIEKEAPEGFDQVQSGIARGKLDTVEYQSKTVGTKRKAVVYTPPNFNKNKKYPVLYLLHGIGGDETEWLRGGQPQVIMDNLYAAGKAEPMIIVMPNGRAMKDDRATGNIMASDKVEAFSTFEKDLLHDLIPFVENNYPVLADREHRAISGLSMGGGQTLNFGLGNLDHFAWVGSYSAAPNTKSPEILVPDPAYAKDKLKLLWISCGDQDGLLGFSKRTHDYLVKNEVPHIYYLEEGGHDFKVWKNGLYMFSKMLFKPVDPSKFNQYSPLGIPASTNVRGAKYPQIMPDGSAKFKVKAPVADNVQLDLGKKYPMTPNGKGEWEVTTDPLGEGFHYYSLLIDGVPVADPASEAYYGMGRMASGIEVPFDGDDYYAVKNVPHGEIRQVRYYSSLLRSWRRFFLYTPPGYDMDTDREYPVLYILHGGGEDERGWAQQGKTDLILDNLIAEGKAQAMLVVMPDGNMPIAAFEERGLQMFENELKNEIIPHVEKHFRTQKGAKNRALAGLSMGGIQTLYAGIKNTDLFSHLGVFSSGWISQRQGSIAEGQYAFMSDNAEKINNDLSLFWISMGGEEDIAHDNCEKMLGEFDKMGIDYKYSEYSGGHTWPVWRHDLHSFAPLLFQ
- a CDS encoding alpha/beta hydrolase, whose product is MKNLTKTVFAIVLLFSINLTMAQDGTMYPIDNPEEPNAIPLGTGGVEGQPAPETWFRQWGDPMARNISTATLTPFFPEPGKANGTTVIVAPGGGFRWLSMGNEGWEVAEALAEQGITAFVLKYRLHPTPESLEDFSNSMNRTFEAASKATGDEKAPPRPRRILSDQLEDAEAAYAMIVERAEEWGVDTNRIGMIGFSAGAGLTMHCTLNSETMDLAFIGPIYGGMGEVAVPKDAPPMFNVIASDDFLFNGQFGVISSWYKAGIPVEFHLYQNGGHGFGLGNPDRTSNSWFEAFMHWLDVNDFLKGGDR
- a CDS encoding glycoside hydrolase family 43 protein, with product MKKQPIILLAFFLATFAFNLVLARQKADNSPLFTKVIYQGNDQVYNENPLEKDEFYNPILQGCYPDPAITRKGDDYYMVVSSFAMFPGVPIFHSNDLVNWTQIGHVLDRTSQLDVHDTGISGGVYAPDIRYNPHNDTFYMITTAFAGGLGNFVVKTKDPMQGWSEPYKLNFEGIDPAIFFDDDGKAYVVHNDAPTQGEELYNGHRVIKVWEYDLEKDQVIAGTDKLIVNGGVDLSKKPIWIEAPHIYKKDGKYYLMCAEGGTGGWHSEVVFVSDDPKGPYIPAPSNPILSQRYLSQNRENKVDWAGHADLIEGPDGKYYGVFLGIRPNEKNRVNTGRETFILPVDWSGEFPVFENGLVPMEPKLKMPAGVENKTGQEGFFPNGNFTIIEDFSSKKLDYRWIGLRGPREAFISQSKKGLQIKPFDTNIKEVKPTSTLFHRQQHKNFSFTATLEYQPQSETDLAGLTCVQSEAFNYVFGITKVDNEYVLLLERTEAEGRGRNRALKSEILASTNIDLKQPVSLRVSAKGDDFEFSYSTNGTDFQNLGGTVSGDILSTNVAGGFTGNLIGLYATKANDAYPTE
- a CDS encoding glycoside hydrolase family 43 protein, whose translation is MKFLFRILIISVLISGTGILQTKAQNPIIQTSYTADPAPMVYNDKVYLYTSHDEDNSTWFTMNDWRLYTTEDMVNWTDHGAVLSYKEFSWGKMNAWAPQCIERDGKFYMYVPITDRNNKNGIGVAVSNSPYGPFIDPLGKPLISNSMADIDPTVFVDDDGQAYLMWGNPVCYYVKLNEDMISLDGEIGQFPNTIAAFGKREGKADPRRPTTYEEGPWLYKRNDLYYLLFAAGPLPEHIGYSTSTSPTGPWKYQGVLMPTEGRSFTNHPGIVDFKGKTYLYYHNGALPGGSGFNRSVCVDEVKFKEDGTIVPMKMTAGITEIPGTINPYIKNEAETIAWSEGVKANKNEVVGNFIIATKNEAFSQVRGVDFRDKGPTEFTARVGTVHNGNVSLEIRLDSLDGELMGTVNVPLTGGDDRWSLVSTKVAQVDGKHDLYFIFKGKAPNNIMFFDYWSFSD
- a CDS encoding endo-1,4-beta-xylanase, with the protein product MKKLGLNFWTFIALSLFIFSCSPSDEMKPDLDGQPDSNDDQQPPNEEVEAVPLKELFKDYFPIGAAITPQHVDPNTAHEKALLEHFSSVTAENVMKPDQLQRNKGTFTWDNADKIVQFAKEHSIKVRGHCLTWHSQTSDWMFYDEDGELLPKEIALDQLEEHITTLVSRYKGEVYAWDVVNEALYDWDPDGVIFYREDSPWYQMIGESYIDSAFVYAHRADPGAKLFYNDYNSIFGWKRDKIFELVKRLKENDIPIDGIGMQGHWFVGTSEEDIRATLDLYKQLGVEIQITELDVSVYLSGDETGSETYTEAFSIRQKQAYRMIFQVLLDYSDIISGVTFWGIGDDGTWLDKPGRKAFPFLLDENLQPKPVYFEVQNLVQNH